Proteins encoded by one window of Scyliorhinus torazame isolate Kashiwa2021f chromosome 28, sScyTor2.1, whole genome shotgun sequence:
- the LOC140403432 gene encoding basic phospholipase A2-like, protein MDRAFRQPVIFHLFLLYQLMPLALCQDLPIENGSLRSRGMSRRSVLDIAFVLWCYRNRYQFSIYSVNGYGCYCGKGGDGVPLDGFDSCCFNHDCCYESALQASCAKGTNVYFKPNYSLCKLGRAECPEGSDPCSSDLCLCDKQFGECLAIATYRDEYANYQQKFCTEPKRKCPQEERIDVEGETRR, encoded by the coding sequence ATGGATCGTGCGTTCAGGCAGCCAGTAATCTTCCACCTCTTCCTGCTTTATCAGCTGATGCCTCTCGCACTCTGCCAGGACCTGCCCATCGAGAATGGCAGCCTCCGTTCCCGCGGTATGTCACGTAGGAGTGTGCTGGACATCGCGTTTGTCCTTTGGTGCTACAGGAACCGTTATCAGTTCTCCATTTACAGCGTGAATGGCTACGGTTGCTACTGTGGCAAAGGGGGCGACGGTGTGCCGCTGGATGGCTTTGACAGCTGCTGCTTCAACCACGATTGCTGCTACGAGAGCGCCCTCCAGGCCTCGTGCGCAAAGGGCACAAACGTCTACTTCAAGCCCAATTACTCGCTGTGCAAGCTGGGCAGGGCTGAGTGCCCGGAGGGCTCGGACCCCTGCTCCAGCGACCTCTGCCTCTGTGATAAGCAGTTTGGCGAGTGCTTGGCCATCGCCACATATCGGGACGAGTACGCAAACTATCAGCAGAAGTTCTGCACTGAGCCCAAACGGAAATGCCCCCAAGAGGAGAGGATTGACGTGGAGGGGGAAACCAGAAGATAG